Proteins co-encoded in one Periophthalmus magnuspinnatus isolate fPerMag1 chromosome 20, fPerMag1.2.pri, whole genome shotgun sequence genomic window:
- the mynn gene encoding myoneurin translates to MAQVASHGKLLLQRLHQQREMDVLCDITIKVKDTEFRAHRNILACFSKYFNSLATKGQDVASLDPEKVSRYALEKLLEFVYTGQMNLSSTRHSAVRRAAVFLGMPDAIKNFPDISESSDPTESSQSDADKEPGAASPMSPHEHQSEDIPNSPLSLSISSVTGNWAMDEEGAEPEEGEEDLDKLIDDDVEYTPGKKRARKPKTFFGCEDGETADLGEEATTTAVRGRGRGRGRGRPPTVKSEDAFVDEADKDAQDIWDTSADWSPSQDDFDEAPPKRAKYGGRRGRGRRGRGRGRGKKRRFDVLLEEDGEEGGEIGEDGREYGEQDPSEANEQSLSCTECNKVFKDQSSLRRHEKIHKGLKPFACIFCSKTFRQATQLKTHLRIHTGEKPFACSSCDKCFAQKCQLVAHRRMHHGEEKPYTCERCGFKFATSSNYKIHIRLHTGEKPYVCDICGQAFAQSSTLTYHKRRHTGEKPYQCDLCGMSFSVSSSLIAHARKHTGETPYKCAQPQCESKFVTSSELKKHMRRLHPDGNNGVQCLLCGNRFASVKNMIKHQEKAHADEVRQHKERARAVVLLASSHPVAFVQSKLSQDQKSLVFTEPSNPEPTTPGAKTDIAMETEDNTTTHIAMVTDTATHTAAGISMDPGTTTVTMDTSTAAALLQDFKAEPTHAPITSEEGGQEVSFEAGAEQTITSDTLHALVEQLRPTSPASNLEQIVIIQTVDNAEQGQTPRST, encoded by the exons ATGGCTCAGGTGGCGTCCCATGGGAAGCTGCTTCTTCAGCGTTTGCACCAGCAGCGAGAGATGGATGTCTTGTGTGACATTACCATCAAAGTCAAAGATACCGAGTTCAGGGCCCATAGGAACATTTTGGCTTGTTTCAGTAAATACTTCAACTCTTTAGCCACAAAAGGTCAAGATGTGGCATCCCTTGACCCCGAGAAGGTCAGCCGCTACGCACTGGAGAAACTACTGGAGTTTGTCTACACTGGACAAATGAATCTCAGCAG CACTCGTCACAGTGCAGTCCGTAGAGCTGCTGTATTTTTGGGAATGCCTGATGCCATAAAAAACTTCCCAGATATTTCGGAATCCTCCGATCCAACTGAATCATCTCAATCCGATGCCGATAAAGAACCGGGTGCAGCTTCTCCAATGAGCCCCCATGAACACCAATCAGAGGACATCCCAAACTCTCCactttctctttccatctcaTCGGTGACTGGTAATTGGGCAATGGACGAAGAGGGGGCGGAGCCTGAAGAGGGCGAGGAAGACTTGGACAAGCTTATAGACGATGATGTTGAGTATACGCCAGGGAAAAAGAGGGCTAGGAAACCCAAGACGTTTTTTGGTTGTGAAGATGGTGAAACAGCTGATTTGGGTGAGGAAGCTACTACCACTGCGGTGCGTGGAAGAGGACGTGGTAGGGGGCGTGGCCGACCTCCCACTGTCAAATCAGAAGATGCGTTTGTAGATGAAGCAGATAAAGATGCTCAAGACATTTGGGATACGTCAGCTGATTGGAGCCCATCCCAGGACGATTTTGATGAAGCTCCGCCCAAAAGGGCCAAATATGGTGgtaggagggggcggggtcgaAGGGGGCGTGGccgaggaagaggaaagaagaggagatttGACGTATTATtggaagaggatggagaggagggaggagagataggagaggaTGGGAGGGAGTACGGAGAGCAGGATCCATCAGAGGCCAATGAACAATCGCTGTCATGCACCGAATGTAATAAAGTTTTTAAAGATCAGAGCAGTTTGAGACGACATGAGAAGATCCACAAAGGACTGAAGCCGTTCGCCTGCATCTTCTGCTCAAAGACGTTCAGACAAGCAACGCAACTCAAGACACATCTACGCATACACACAG GGGAGAAGCCGTTTGCCTGCTCCAGCTGTGATAAGTGTTTTGCTCAGAAGTGTCAGCTCGTCGCCCATCGGCGGATGCACCATGGAGAGGAGAAGCCCTACACGTGTGAGCGCTGTGGGTTCAAGTTCGCCACCTCCTCCAACTACAAAATACACATCAG GCtgcacacaggagagaagccaTATGTGTGTGATATCTGTGGACAGGCGTTCGCTCAGAGCAGCACTTTGACCTACCACAAACGTCGCCACACGGGGGAGAAACCCTATCAGTGCGACCTGTGCGGCATGTCattctctgtgtcctcctccctcatcGCACATGCCAGGAAACACACAG gcGAGACTCCGTACAAATGCGCTCAGCCTCAGTGTGAGTCAAAGTTTGTTACATCGTCAGAGCTGAAGAAACACATGAGGAGGCTTCACCCCG ATGGAAACAATGGCGTTCAGTGTCTGTTGTGTGGAAACAGATTTGCCAGTGTCAAAAACATGATCAAACATCAGGAGAAAGCCCACGCTGACGAAGTGAGGCAGCACAAGGAGAGGGCTCGAGCAG TCGTCCTTTTAGCTTCCAGTCACCCGGTTGCCTTCGTTCAGAGCAAACTGTCCCAGGACCAGAAGAGCCTCGTCTTCACCGAACCTTCAAACCCCGAACCCACCACACCTGGTGCCAAAACagacatcgccatggaaaccgAAGACAACACCACCACCCACATAGCCATGGTCACCGACACCGCCACTCACACCGCTGCCGGCATCTCCATGGACCCGGGCACAACAACAGTCACCATGGATACGAGCACGGCCGCCGCCCTCCTGCAGGATTTCAAAGCAGAGCCCACTCACGCCCCCATCACTtcagaggagggagggcaggAGGTGAGTTTTGAGGCAGGGGCGGAGCAAACTATCACGTCTGATACGCTGCACGCTTTGGTGGAACAACTTCGGCCGACCTCCCCCGCCTCAAATCTCGAACAAATCGTCATAATTCAAACTGTGGACAATGCGGAGCAAGGGCAGACGCCAAGGAGCACATAG